The Triplophysa rosa linkage group LG25, Trosa_1v2, whole genome shotgun sequence genome window below encodes:
- the pparda gene encoding peroxisome proliferator-activated receptor delta isoform X1, producing the protein MSIFEFFDMDGGDSAVLAMRSRLSGDPEAVGGVCTENEDSSLCGSNASRGEGPDDERLEDVLSEIRAEAGLNLDLGVGAEHEDILDLQGEELSWDTNRQDENELEDQSNTRHSTDSPERHAPSTDVSKASSLSAQLQRGREEAGLNVECRICGDKASGFHYGVHACEGCKGFFRRTIRLKLEYEKCKRSCKIQKKSRNKCQFCRFQKCLMLGMSHDAIRYGRMPEAEKRKLVAGLSAGEKSCQNSGGSDLKSLAKRVNNAYLKNLNMTKKKARNILTGKTNSSPPFVIHDMDSLWQAENGLVWNQVINGAPPNMEIGVHVFYRCQCTTVETVRELTEFSKSIPGFVDLFLNDQVTLLKYGVHEAIFAMLPSLMNKDGLLVANGRGFVTREFLRSLRKPFSEIMEPKFEFAVKFNALELDDSDLALFVAAIILCGDRPGLMNVSQVEQIQDNILQALNLHLQMNHPDASFIFPRLLQKLADLRQMVTENAQLVQKIKKTESETSLHPLLQEIYRDMY; encoded by the exons ATGAGCATCTTTGAGTTTTTCGACATGGACGGAGGAGACTCGGCCGTTCTGGCCATGAGGAGCCGATTAAGCGGAGATCCAGAGGCGGTGGGCGGAGTCTGTACGGAGAACGAAGACTCCTCCCTGTGTGGCAGCAACGCCTCGCGAGGGGAGGGGCCTGACGATGAGCGTCTGGAGGATGTGCTGTCTGAGATTCGAGCGGAGGCGGGGCTTAATCTGGATCTGGGTGTGGGGGCGGAGCATGAGGACATTTTAGACCTGCAAGGGGAGGAGCTTAGCTGGGACACGAACCGACAGGACGAGAATGAGTTAGAAGATCAGAGTAACACAAGACACAGTACGGACAGTCCTGAAAGACACGCCCCCTCtacag atgTGAGTAAAGCGTCGTCTCTGTCAGCGCAGCTCCAGCGGGGccgtgaggaggcggggcttaACGTTGAGTGTCGGATCTGTGGAGACAAAGCATCAGGATTTCACTACGGGGTTCATGCCTGTGAGGGCTGTAAG GGTTTTTTCAGAAGGACCATCCGTCTGAAGCTGGAATACGAGAAATGTAAACGCAGCTGTAAGATCCAAAAGAAGAGTCGGAATAAATGTCAGTTCTGTCGTTTTCAGAAATGCCTGATGCTCGGAATGTCCCACGACG CGATCCGGTACGGACGGATGCCCGAGGCAGAGAAGCGTAAGCTGGTTGCGGGTTTGTCAGCTGGAGAGAAGAGCTGTCAGAACTCGGGAGGTTCGGATCTCAAATCTCTGGCCAAACGGGTCAACAACGCCTACCTGAAGAACCTCAACATGACCAAGAAGAAAGCCCGAAACATCCTGACGGGAAAAACCAACAGCAGCCCG CCGTTCGTCATTCACGACATGGACTCGCTGTGGCAGGCGGAGAACGGGCTGGTCTGGAATCAGGTGATCAACGGAGCTCCGCCCAATATGGAGATCGGCGTTCACGTCTTCTACCGCTGTCAGTGCACTACGGTGGAGACCGTCCGAGAACTCACAGAGTTCTCCAAAAGCATCCCGGGATTTGTCGACCTTTTCCTGAACGATCAG GTGACGCTGTTGAAGTACGGAGTCCACGAGGCGATCTTCGCCATGTTGCCCTCGCTCATGAATAAAGACGGTCTGCTGGTGGCGAACGGGCGGGGCTTCGTCACCAGAGAGTTTCTCCGCAGTCTCCGCAAGCCCTTCAGCGAGATCATGGAGCCAAAGTTCGAGTTTGCTGTGAAGTTTAACGCTCTTGAGCTGGACGACAGCGATCTCGCTCTGTTTGTAGCTGCTATTATCCTGTGTGGAG ATCGTCCAGGTCTGATGAATGTTTCTCAGGTGGAGCAGATACAAGACAACATCCTGCAAGCTCTGAATCTTCACCTGCAGATGAATCATCCGGACGCGAGCTTCATCTTCCCCAGACTGCTGCAGAAACTGGCAGACCTGCGACAGATGGTCACGGAGAACGCTCAGCTGGTGCAGAAGATCAAGAAAACAGAATCTGAGACGTCTCTTCATCCTCTGCTGCAGGAGATCTACAGGGACATGTACTGA
- the pparda gene encoding peroxisome proliferator-activated receptor delta isoform X2, whose protein sequence is MSIFEFFDMDGGDSAVLAMRSRLSGDPEAVGGVCTENEDSSLCGSNASRGEGPDDERLEDVLSEIRAEAGLNLDLGVGAEHEDILDLQGEELSWDTNRQDENELEDQSNTRHSTDSPERHAPSTDVSKASSLSAQLQRGREEAGLNVECRICGDKASGFHYGVHACEGCKGFFRRTIRLKLEYEKCKRSCKIQKKSRNKCQFCRFQKCLMLGMSHDAIRYGRMPEAEKRKLVAGLSAGEKSCQNSGGSDLKSLAKRVNNAYLKNLNMTKKKARNILTGKTNSSPPFVIHDMDSLWQAENGLVWNQVINGAPPNMEIGVHVFYRCQCTTVETVRELTEFSKSIPGFVDLFLNDQVTLLKYGVHEAIFAMLPSLMNKDGLLVANGRGFVTREFLRSLRKPFSEIMEPKFEFAVKFNALELDDSDLALFVAAIILCGGGADTRQHPASSESSPADESSGRELHLPQTAAETGRPATDGHGERSAGAEDQENRI, encoded by the exons ATGAGCATCTTTGAGTTTTTCGACATGGACGGAGGAGACTCGGCCGTTCTGGCCATGAGGAGCCGATTAAGCGGAGATCCAGAGGCGGTGGGCGGAGTCTGTACGGAGAACGAAGACTCCTCCCTGTGTGGCAGCAACGCCTCGCGAGGGGAGGGGCCTGACGATGAGCGTCTGGAGGATGTGCTGTCTGAGATTCGAGCGGAGGCGGGGCTTAATCTGGATCTGGGTGTGGGGGCGGAGCATGAGGACATTTTAGACCTGCAAGGGGAGGAGCTTAGCTGGGACACGAACCGACAGGACGAGAATGAGTTAGAAGATCAGAGTAACACAAGACACAGTACGGACAGTCCTGAAAGACACGCCCCCTCtacag atgTGAGTAAAGCGTCGTCTCTGTCAGCGCAGCTCCAGCGGGGccgtgaggaggcggggcttaACGTTGAGTGTCGGATCTGTGGAGACAAAGCATCAGGATTTCACTACGGGGTTCATGCCTGTGAGGGCTGTAAG GGTTTTTTCAGAAGGACCATCCGTCTGAAGCTGGAATACGAGAAATGTAAACGCAGCTGTAAGATCCAAAAGAAGAGTCGGAATAAATGTCAGTTCTGTCGTTTTCAGAAATGCCTGATGCTCGGAATGTCCCACGACG CGATCCGGTACGGACGGATGCCCGAGGCAGAGAAGCGTAAGCTGGTTGCGGGTTTGTCAGCTGGAGAGAAGAGCTGTCAGAACTCGGGAGGTTCGGATCTCAAATCTCTGGCCAAACGGGTCAACAACGCCTACCTGAAGAACCTCAACATGACCAAGAAGAAAGCCCGAAACATCCTGACGGGAAAAACCAACAGCAGCCCG CCGTTCGTCATTCACGACATGGACTCGCTGTGGCAGGCGGAGAACGGGCTGGTCTGGAATCAGGTGATCAACGGAGCTCCGCCCAATATGGAGATCGGCGTTCACGTCTTCTACCGCTGTCAGTGCACTACGGTGGAGACCGTCCGAGAACTCACAGAGTTCTCCAAAAGCATCCCGGGATTTGTCGACCTTTTCCTGAACGATCAG GTGACGCTGTTGAAGTACGGAGTCCACGAGGCGATCTTCGCCATGTTGCCCTCGCTCATGAATAAAGACGGTCTGCTGGTGGCGAACGGGCGGGGCTTCGTCACCAGAGAGTTTCTCCGCAGTCTCCGCAAGCCCTTCAGCGAGATCATGGAGCCAAAGTTCGAGTTTGCTGTGAAGTTTAACGCTCTTGAGCTGGACGACAGCGATCTCGCTCTGTTTGTAGCTGCTATTATCCTGTGTGGAG GTGGAGCAGATACAAGACAACATCCTGCAAGCTCTGAATCTTCACCTGCAGATGAATCATCCGGACGCGAGCTTCATCTTCCCCAGACTGCTGCAGAAACTGGCAGACCTGCGACAGATGGTCACGGAGAACGCTCAGCTGGTGCAGAAGATCAAGAAAACAGAATCTGA